A window from Aureibacillus halotolerans encodes these proteins:
- a CDS encoding phytoene desaturase family protein has protein sequence MVVIGAGLGGMSTAIRLASEGYKVTVLEKNERAGGKLNIRSGEGYTFDTGPSILTMPWVLRDLFASADRNVDDYMELIQIEPQWRTFFEDGTRFDLTSDLPGLMRSFESVSPVAASEFYSYMAYSKKMYDTCMKSFYNQSITGVSDLRKLHSLDELLSLDPMRTVAQATAKHFSSTHMQQLFNFLVMYVGASPYQAPAVLSQLAYVQLGLGIFYVKGGMYNIARGMLRLLDELGVQVKTNQEVAEIQTRGSQVTGVRTSDDVLYAADVVVSNLEAVPSYELLFKNKGAAKARKAAKQLKKYAPSVSGLVMLLGADRSYDQLAHHNFFFSKDPEREFRQIFKDQKPADDPTVYIGVSSKTDPSQAPLGTDNLFVLTHVPPMKANEDQWSVNAESYRHVILNKLNRMGLPVHEDHITWQQQFTPTDLKQLYGATGGSIYGTVADKKTNGGFRIPNRSEVFENLYLVGGSTHPGGGVPMATLSGLLTAEQIFEEHRSTLRKSAR, from the coding sequence GGGCTACACATTTGATACCGGTCCTTCGATTCTCACGATGCCTTGGGTACTTCGTGACTTGTTTGCCTCCGCTGATCGCAATGTTGATGATTATATGGAACTTATACAAATTGAGCCTCAGTGGCGGACCTTTTTTGAAGATGGAACACGTTTTGATTTGACCTCTGACTTACCAGGTTTGATGCGTAGCTTTGAAAGTGTATCTCCTGTAGCCGCCTCTGAATTTTATTCGTATATGGCGTATTCGAAAAAAATGTATGACACGTGTATGAAAAGCTTTTACAATCAATCCATCACAGGTGTAAGCGACCTAAGAAAACTCCATTCGCTTGATGAGCTTCTATCGCTGGATCCTATGAGAACCGTCGCACAGGCGACAGCCAAGCATTTTAGCTCAACCCACATGCAGCAGCTCTTTAATTTTCTAGTGATGTATGTTGGCGCCTCCCCTTATCAAGCACCTGCTGTTTTGTCACAGCTAGCCTACGTTCAACTTGGACTCGGTATTTTTTACGTCAAGGGTGGCATGTACAACATTGCCCGTGGGATGCTTCGTCTCCTAGACGAGCTCGGGGTTCAAGTGAAAACGAACCAAGAGGTGGCCGAAATTCAAACTCGTGGAAGCCAAGTGACTGGCGTGCGGACAAGCGATGACGTGCTGTATGCAGCTGATGTCGTTGTTTCCAACCTTGAAGCCGTGCCTTCTTATGAGCTACTGTTTAAAAACAAAGGAGCCGCTAAGGCACGCAAGGCCGCCAAGCAGTTAAAAAAATATGCGCCTTCTGTGTCAGGACTTGTCATGCTGCTAGGTGCGGATCGTTCTTACGATCAGCTTGCTCATCACAATTTCTTTTTCTCAAAAGACCCTGAACGAGAGTTTCGCCAGATCTTTAAGGACCAAAAGCCCGCAGATGATCCAACTGTTTATATCGGAGTTTCTTCAAAGACAGACCCAAGCCAGGCTCCGCTCGGCACAGACAATCTGTTTGTTTTAACACATGTACCTCCGATGAAAGCAAACGAGGATCAATGGTCTGTGAATGCAGAATCGTATCGGCATGTCATTTTAAACAAATTGAACCGAATGGGACTTCCAGTGCACGAAGATCACATCACATGGCAACAGCAATTTACCCCAACCGATTTAAAGCAGCTATATGGGGCAACAGGCGGCTCCATTTACGGAACCGTCGCCGACAAGAAAACCAACGGCGGCTTTCGGATTCCAAACCGAAGTGAGGTCTTTGAGAATCTTTACCTCGTCGGCGGCTCGACTCATCCTGGTGGCGGCGTTCCGATGGCCACGCTCTCAGGCTTGCTGACAGCCGAGCAAATCTTTGAAGAGCATCGGAGCACGTTACGAAAGTCGGCACGATAA